In the Nocardia asteroides genome, TCGCCTGCGGGCTTTGCCGCCTGACTCACCCCACCGGGAACCACCACCTGCAGCTGCTGCCCGGCCGCGGGATCCGGGCCGAGCGCCACCTCGGTGCCGCCGATCTCCAGCGTCAGCGCGCCCCCGCCCTGCCAGAACCACAGCTCGTCCGAGCGCACGGTGTGCGGCGCCGAGCGCTCGCCCGGCATGAGCAGGAAAAGGATGGCGGTCGCCGCGGCGCGGTCGCCGTCGTAGCCGTCGGGGGTGAAGCGCACCGGGCTGCGGTAGGTTTCGCGGAACCAGCCGCCCTCGGGGTGCGGGTCCAGATCGAGCGTTTCGGCCAGGGGTGGGCGCATGGATTCCTCTCAGGAGAACGGGGTCCGCGGCCGATCCTGCCGGACGCCGTCGATGACGATGTCCACTTTCTCGTTGTAGAAGCACAGCAGCCCGGCGACCTTCTGGCTCTCCGGCAGCGGCGTGCGGTAGCCCCAGACGATGTCGCGGTGCTCGGTGCCGTCCACCGTGACCGTCCAGTAGTCGGCGGTGCCCTTGTACGGGCAGCTGGTGTGCGTGGCGCTCGGGGTGAGCAGCTCCAGCCGGACATCCGCGAACGGCAGGTAGTACCGCGGTGGGAGCGAGGTCTCGAAGAGGATGCGCGGCGAGCGGGATTCGGCGAGCAGGGTGCCGTCCAGCTCGATCCGCACGTGCTTCGAGCTCGCCAGGATGTCCACCCGCTTGTACGGGTCGCGCGGGTGCACGTAGACCGGCTCGTCCTCCTCCAGCCACTCGTCCATCGCCGCCCACTCCAGCCGGACGTGATCCGGGACCGCGCTCCAGCGCAGCGCGGCGCCGGGCGCGCGCACGCCGTCGAGCAGGACGTCGTACCTGGTGCCGGTGCCGAGCAGGTCGTGCGTCTCTGTTGCGCCGGTGCGGACCAGCTCGGCCGCCACGTCGGCGAGCGGGAGGTAGTAGGCGGGGTAGTGCGGGATCTCCCAGACCAGCAGCGGGGCGGCGGTGTCCGCCACCCGGCGGCCGGCCAGGTAGGTGCGCACGCGTTTCGGGCTCGGCTCGGAGCGGAGGCTCATGGGGCCGACGGTACTCCGGGGTCAGGGCGGGAGGAGCCGGTCGAGCAGGCGGTCGAGCAGCAGTTCGGCGTGCTCGGGGGTGGCGAAGCCGCTCAGCATGCCCTGGGCGAGCCCGCCGACCGCGGTGACCAGGAGCTCGGCGTCCAGCGTGATCGTCTCCATCCGCGCGTCGGTGCCCTTGCGCAGCCGCGCGAGCTGCTGGGCGGCGGCGTCGACCAGGTAGCGGGCGGGGCCGTTGCCGATGGTCTTCTCGACCTCGGCGCGGCCGAGCTGGGCGGCCTGGAAGGCGCCGAGGATCAGCACCTCGTCGCGGCGGGTGTCGTCCAGCGGGAGCAGCTCGGCGAAGGTGGTGCGCAGGATGTCGCGCGGGGTCGCGTCCGGGCCGAGCGCGGTGAGCCCGGCGCCGAGCCGTGCCCCGGCATCCACCACGACCGCCTGGTGGGTGGCGGTCAGGAACTCGCGCTTGGTGCCGAAGTAGTACTGCACCAGCCGCACCGAGATCCCGGCCTCGGCCGCGACGGACTGGAAGGTGGCCGCGCTCAGCCCGTCCCGCGCGATCACCCTTCGGGTGGCGTCGGTGATCTGCTTCCGGCGCTGTTCGTGGTCCGCGAGCCGAGGCATTCGTCCACCTTTCCCCGGAAGGCATACGGTACGGCGAGGCAGCCGATATGATACGACGGTACCACCATATGTGAGGAGCGGTGATGGCTATCAGAGCGGGGCACTTCGGCAGCGCGAAGGCGCGGGAGAAGTTCGTCGCCGCCTACGGGGCCGCCGAAGCACTGTATCCGATCCCGTGGCGGGATCTCGAGGTGCCGACCTCGTACGGCCCCACCTACGTCCGGAGCTCGGGAAACGGGGTCGGCACACCCCTGGTGCTGGTCCACGGCTTCCAGGGCAACAGCCTCATGTGGAGCCCGGTGATCGAGCGGCTCGCCCGTCGCCGCACCGTCTACCTGCCGGACATCATCGGCACCCCCGGCCGCAGCGTGCAGACCGAGCCGATCGTGCACGGCGCCGAGATGGCGCGCTGGCTCGGCGAGGTGCTCACCGGGTTGGAGTTGCCGCGCGCGCACCTTGTCGCCTTCTCGCACGGCGGCAGGCTGGCCGGGATGCTCGCCGGGCAGAGCTCCATTCCCGCCAGCCTCACGCTGATCGAACCCGGGTCGGTGCTGGTCCCGGTGCGCACTGCCCTGCTCGCCCGCATGGTGCTCGCCGGCATCCGGCCGACATCCGGCCGCACCCGCCGACTGCTCGCCAAGCTGCAGCCCGGTGTCCCGACCACCCCGGAGGACACCGCGCTCGCCGCCGCCGCGATCCGCTTCCGCATGTCGCTGCCGTACGCCCGGGTGCTCGCCGACGCGGATCTCACCGCCATCGCGACCCCCACCCTGGTCCTCTGCGGCGGCGGCACCGTCCTCTACGACCCCGCCGCCGCCGTCAAGCGCGCCCGCGCCTTGATCCCGAACGTCGAGACCGAGGTCTTTCCCGAGGTATCGCACGGCCTGCTCGCCGAGGTCCCCCGCTCCGCCGCCACCCGCCTCCTGCAGTTCACCGCCCTGCACGACATGCGGGTTCCGGCATGAGCAGGGTCAGTCGCCGACGGTGATGGCCTGGGCCTCCTCCACACTGCGCGGCGCCGGTTCGTGCTCGTCGATGTGGGCGAGCGCGCCGCGCCCGGCGAACAGGACTCCGACGGCGGCGGCGGTGAGGGCGGCGCCGAGCCAGAAGGGGAGCGCGGTGTTGTGCTCGCCGAGCTTGCCTGCCAGGTAGGGGGCTGCCGCGCCGCCGGCGAAGCGGACGAAGCTGTAGGCGGCCGACGCGGTGGAGCGCTCGACGGGGGCGGAGATCATGACGGCCTCGGTGATGAGGGTGTTGTTCACGCCGAGGAAGAGCCCGGCGATGACGGTGCCCGCGATGAGGACCGGCTTGGAGTCGGCGAAGAGCGCCATCACGGCGAGGTCGGCGGCGAAGAGGCCGATGGCGGCGCACATCATCGGCAGGGTGCCGTAGCGGCGCTGCAGCCGGGGGGCGAGGAAGACCGAGGAGACGGCGAGCAGGATGCCCCAGCCGCAGAAGATGAAGCCGATCGCGTAGGTCCCCATGTCCAGCGGGAACGGGGTGTAGGCGAGCAGCGTGAAGAAGCCGAAGTTGTAGAGCAGCGCGGTCAGGCTGACGACCAGCAGGCCGCGGTGGCGCAGCGCGCGGAAGGGGGCGGTGATCGAGGTGCGGTGCTCGGGCTTCGGGCCCTCCGGCAGCAGGACCAGGATGGCGACGAAGGCGACGGCCATGAGCACCGAGACGCCGAAGAACGGCCCGCGCCAGCTGATTCCGCCGAGCACCCCGCCGACCAGCGGGCCGGTGGCGATGCCGATCCCGAGCGCGGCCTCGTACAGGATGATCGCCCGCGCCACCCCGCCGCTGGCCGCACCGACGATGGTGGCGAGCGCGGTGGCGATGAAGAGCGCGTTGCCGAGCCCCCAGCCCGCCCGGAACCCGACGATCTGCGCCACACTGCCCGACATTCCGGCCAGCGCCGCGAAGACCACGATCACCGCGAGCCCGGCGAGCAGCGTGCGCTTGGCCCCGAACCGGCTGGAGACGACGCCGGTGACCAGCATGGCCACCCCGGTGACCAGCATGTAGCTGGTGAACAGCAGCGAGACCTGGGATGGCGAGGCGTGCAGCTGCTCGCCGATCGGCTTGAGGATGGGATCGACCAGCCCGATGCCCATGAAGGCGATCACGCTGGCGAAGGCGACGGCGTAGACCGCCCTCGGCTGCCTGGTGCGTTCGGGAATGCTGCTCATCGGGAGACCTCATCGCGTGTCGACGGCTGATCGCGGCGCCGTGTGGACGCGGCAGGCCGCACACAGATAATTGTTACATAAGCTAATTATCTGTGTGCGGTGAGGTCGCTCACCCGGTGCGGGCCGGGCGCCGCGCGGTGCCGAAGAGCTGTGCGTCGGCGTGCGCGCGCTTGAAGAACAGGTGCGCGTCGTGCTCCCAGGTGATGGCGATGCCGCCGTGCAGCTGGATGGACTCGGCCGCCACCGTGGAGAAGGCGGCGGTGCTGTGCGTGCGCGCCACCCAGACGTCCTCCGCGGCGCTCTCCGCCCCCGCCACCAGCGCGGCAACGGCCGCCTGGACGGTGGATTCGGCCGACTCGACCAGCACGTAGAGATCGGCCATCCGGTGCTTGAGCGCCTGGAAGCTGCCGATCGGGCGGCCGAACTGCACCCGCGACCTGGTGTACTCGACGGTGCTCTCCAGGCAGCGCGTCGCCGCGCCGACCTGTTCGGCGGCGAGCGCGGTCCAGGCGATCTCGCGCAGCCGGACCGGGTCGGCAGCGCCGATCCGGCGGCCGGTGACCCCGTCGAACTCGACCTCGCTCACCCGGCGGGTCGGGTCCATGGTGGCGATGGTCCGGACGGCGCTCGGCTCGGCCTCGTACAGCCCGGATTCGGTGAGCACCAGGTGGGTGGCCACGCCCGCGGCGTCGAGGACGTAGTGCGCGGTGCCGTGCAGGACATCGCCGTCGGCGCGGACGCCGGGCGAATCCCAGCCGCGGGCATCGGCCCAGCTGACGGCGAGCGTGCGGGTGCCTTCGGCGACCTCGGGAAGCAGCCGGGCGCAGGTGTCGGCGTCGCCCGCCAGCAGCAGCGCCTGCACGCCGAGCACGGCGGAGCCGAGCATCGGCACCCCGGCCAGGGTGCGGCCGAGTTCGCCGACGACAAGCAGCGATTCGGTGAGCCCGGCGCCGATTCCGCCGTACTCCTCGGGGATGGCGAGCGCGGCGACGCCGATCTGCTCGCAGAGCAGGCGCCAGAGCTTCTCGTCGTAGCCGAGGTCGGTGTCGAGCGCGGCGCGCACCGCGGCGGAGCCGGCGTGCTTGGTGAGCAGGGCCCGCACCGAGCTGCGGAACTCCTGCAGGTCGTCGTTCACGCGGTGCCTCGCAGGGAGTCGGCGATCCGCGATCGATGGAAATCGGAGGTGCCCCAGGCGCTCCGCAGCGCCCGGACCCGGGTGATCCAGAGCGACAGGTCGTACTCGGCGGTGTAACCGATCGCACCGTGCACCTGCAGCGCAACCCGCGAGGCGAGGTAGGCCGCATCCGCGCTGGTCAGCAGCGCCGCGGACACGTCGCGCGCGCGAGTCGGCTCAGCGGTGGTGAGCGCGGCGCGCAGCACCAGCGGCTCGGCCAGGTCGAGCGCGATGAGCACATCCGCGAGCTGCTGCTTGACCGCCTGGAAGCTGCCGATCGGCGCACCGAACTGCTTGCGCTGCTTGGCGTACTCCGTGGTGGCGTAGAGCAGCGCCTTACCCGCGCCGAGCAGCAGCGCGGCGGCGGCGAGCGCGCCGTGGTCGAACCCGGCGGCGATGGCGGTGCGCACCTCCTCGCCCTCGGCCAGCACCTCGCCGGGCCGCACCCGGAAGAGCCTGCGCGCAGGGTCGAGCGAGCGCACCGGCTCGCCGACGGTGGCGCGGCTCAGCCGCGGTCCGTCGGCGATGAGCACGGTGCCCGCGGTGTCGGCGTCGAGCGCGAGCGGTTCGCCGAAGGCGATGGTGCCGAGCGCGCCCTCGGCCAGCCCGGGCAGGATCTCGCCCGCGGCTGCCGGATCCGGCAGCGCCTGGAGCAGCGTGGGAATGGCGGCGGCCGTCTCCACCAGCGGTCCGGGCGCGGCGGCCCGGCCGATCTCGGAGAAGGCGACGAGCAGGTCGACCGGCTCGGCGCCGAGCCCACCGTGCTCCTCGGTGATCGCGAGGCCGAGCACGCCGGCGTCGGCGAGGCCGCGGACCAGCGCGAGCCCGGGCCCGGTGTCGCCCGCGGCCCAACTCCGGACGGCGGCCGGGGTGCGGCCCGCCTCCAGGAGTTTGCGCACGCTGGCCCCGAAATCGGTCTGCTCCGGGCTGAGCGCGAATCTCATCGGCTCCCTCTCGGTAGTCCGAGCAGCCGCTCGGCGATGATGTTGCGCTGGATCTCGTTGGTGCCCGCGTAGATCGGGCCGGAGATGGCGAAGAGGTAGCCGTCGGTCCACGGCCCCGCCTGCTCGGCGGCCCCGCCGAGGACGTCCAGCGCGGTCTCGTGCATGGCCACGTCCAGCTCGGACCAGAACACCTTGGTGATCGAGGACTCGGCCCCGAGCTTGCCGCCGTCGGCCAGCCTGGTCACCGTGCCGAAGGTGTGCAGCCGGTACGCCTCTGCCCCGATCCAGGCGTCGACGACGGCGTCGCGCTGCGCGGTGTTCGCCCGGTCGCCCGCGGTGCGCCACAGCTCGAGCAGCCGCTCGGCGGTCGCGGTGAAGCGGCCGGGGCTGCGCAGCGAGAGCCCGCGCTCGTTGCTCGAGGTGCTCATGGCGACCCGCCAGCCCTCGTGCGGCGGGCCGATCACGTCGGCGTCCGGGACGAAGACCTCGTCCAGGAAGATCTCCGCGAACCCGGCCTCGCCGTCCAGCTGCGGGATCGGCCGCACCGAGACGCCGTCGGCGTCGAGCGGGAACATGACGTAGGTCAGTCCGCGGTGCCGCTCGGCCGCCGGGTCGCTGCGGAAGAGGCCGAAGGCACGGTCGGCGAAGGAGGCGCGGGAGCTCCAGGTCTTCTGCCCGCTGAGCAGCCAGCCGCCGTCGGTGCGCTTGGCGGTCGAGCGGATACCGGCCAGGTCGCTGCCTGCCTCCGGCTCCGACCAGGCCTGCGCCCAGATGTCGTCGCCACGGGCCATCCGGGGCAGGATGCGGTCGAGCTGCTCGGGGGTGCCGTGCTCGAAGAGCGTCGGGGCCAGCAGGAAGATGCCGTTCTGCGCGACCCGGCCCGGTGCGCCCGCGGCGTAGTACTCCTGCTCGAAGAGGACCCACTCCAGCAGCGAGGCGTCGCGGCCGCCGTGCTCGTGCGGCCAGGAGACCACGGAGAAGCGGGCGTCGGCGAGGGTGTGCTCCCACTCGCGGTGCGCCTCGAAGCCCTCCGCGGTGTCCATCGACGGCAGCGGGGTGCGCGGTGCCGACTCCGCGAGGAAGTCCCTGACCTCCTGCTGGAAGGCGCGCGCGGATTCGTCGAGATCCAGATCCATCAGGCTGTCCCCTCGCGCTGCGCGGAATCGCCCGCCGGACGCGCCGCGGTGTCGCGCATGGAGCGGGCGTTCATGCCGCCGAGCGAATCCGCCCCGACCTCGGCATTGTGCGCGTGCGCGAAGTGGTGCAGCCCGAAGACCGAGTCCATGCCGGTGCGCATGCCCATCAGATCCTCGGCCTGGTTCACCGCCTTCTTGGTGAGCGCCAACCCGAACTGCGGCATCTGCGCGATCTTCTCGGCCAGCGCGGTCACCTCCGCCTCCAGCTCGGCGCGCGGAACCACCCGGTTCACCATGCCCCACTCCTTGGCCTGCGCCGCACCGAAGCGGTCGCCGGTGAAGAGGAACTCCTTGGCGGCGCGCGGGCCGATCATCCACGGGTGCGCGAAGTACTCGACGCCCGGAATGCCCATGCGCACCACCGGATCGGAGAAGAAGGCGTCGTCCGAGGCGACGATGAGGTCACAGACCCAGGCCAGCATGAGCCCGCCCGCGATGCAGGCGCCCTGCACCTGCGCGATCATCGGCTTGGGGATCTCCCGCCAGCGCCTGCACATGCCCAGGTAGACCTCGGACTCGCGGGCGAAGCGCTGGTCGCCGCCGTTGCGGTCGACGTGGTCCCACCAGAGCACGGCCTTGTTGTCGTAGTGCACGTGATGGTCCCGGCCCGGCGTGCCGATGTCGTGCCCGGCGCTGAAGTGCTTGCCGTTGCCCGCCAGCACGATCACGGTGACCTCGGCGTCCTCGACCGCGCGCTGGAAGGCGGCGTCGAGCGCGTAGGTCATCACCGAGTTCTGCGCGTTGCGGTAGTCCGGCCGGTTCATCGTGACGACCGCGATCGGGCCGCGCCGCTCGTAGGTGACCACCTCGCCCTCGTCGGGCACACCCTCAGCGGACATCACGAAATCTCCTCACGTAGACGACGTTTCAGCACCTTGCCTGCGGCGCTGTAGGGCAGCTGGTCGCGGAACTCGACGAAGCGGGGCACCTTGAAGTTGGCCAGCGTGCCGGTGGCGTGCGAGAGCACCTGCTCCGCGGTGAGCCGCGCGCCTGCCTTGCGCACCACGTACGCCTTGCCGACCTCGCCCATCCGCGGGTCGGGCACGCCGACCACCGCGGACTCCGCGACCCCGTCCAGCCGGGCCAGCACCTGCTCGACCTCGGCCGGGTAGACATTGAAGCCGCCGCAGATGTACATGTCCTTGAGCCGGTCGGTGATCTTCAGGTAGCCGCGCTCGTCCAGCACCCCGATGTCGCCGGTGTGCAGCCAGCCGTCGGCGTCGATCGCCTCGGCGGTGGCGTCCGGGTCGTCCAGGTAGCCGAGCATGACGTTCGGGCCGCGCAGCAGCACCTCGCCGGAATCGGCGAGCCGCAGTTCGAAGCCGGCGATCGGGCGGCCGCAGGTGCCGGAGATGGTGGCCGGGTCGTCGTCGGGGCGGCACATGGTGCCGAACCCCGCCGCCTCGGAGAGGCCGTACGCGGTGAGCACCACCTCGAAGGCCAGCTCGTCGCGCATCCGCTCGATGAGCACCACCGGGACGGTGGCCGCGCCGGTCACCGCGACCCGCAGCGTGCCGAGGTCGAAGCTCGACCGGTCCGGGAAGTCCAGGATGGTCTGGTAGATGGTCGGCGGGCCCGGGAGCACCGAAATCTTCTCGGCGCTGACCAGCCGCATCGCCGCCGGCACGTCGAACACGGCCTGCGGCACGATGGTCGCGCCGGTCAGCACGCAGGCGAGGATGCCCGCCTTGTAGCCGAAGTTGTGGAAGAACGGGCTGATGATCAGGTAGTTGTCGTCCCGGCGCAGGGTCGCGCACTCGACCCAGCCGCGCACCACGTCGAGCGCCTGCCGGTGCGCCACCAGCGTGCCCTTGCTGCGGCCGGTGGTGCCGGAGGTGAAGAGGATGTCGGCGATGTCGTCCGGTGCGACGGCGTCGGCACGGGCCTCGACCTCCGTTTGCGGGGTCTGCTCCGCGAGCTCGGTGAGGTCGTCCCAGTGCAGCGTTCGGACGGTCGAGCGCGGTGCGTCGGCATCGACCGGGATCACCACGATCGAGGGGATCTCGAGCTGCGGCGCCTCCGCGCGCAGTTCGGCCAGCCGGTCCCGGCCCAGGAACGGACCGGCGACGAAGAGCGCGGCCGCGTGCACGCGTTCCAGCACGTCCGCCGCCTCCGCCGCGACGTACCTGGTGTTCAGCGGGACCAGGGCGGCACCTGCGTACTGCGCGCCGAGCGCGGCCGCCACCCAGTGGTGGGTGTTCGGCGCCCACATGGCGACCCGATCGCCGGGCCGGACCCCGCGGGCGATCAGGGCGCCCGCCACCCGGCGCACGTCGGCGAGCAGGTCGTCCCAGTCGAGCCGCACCGAGCCGTCGGCGATGGCGGGGGCGGCGCCGAACTCGGCCGCGGCCGCCCTGAGCGCCGCCGGAATGGTCTGAGCAGGGGTGCTCACGAATATCCTCACCGTCGAAGCTACAAAGCAAGTGCTTGGTAGGTTACCCTAGCGTCGTGGGTGCGATCCAGACCTCAGAATCCGGCACGGCGGGCAGCGGCGGGGCCGATTCCGGCGATGCCGCCTTCGCCCGCGAGGTGCGCGAGTGGCTCGCCGACAATCTGTCCGGCGAGTTCAGCGGGTTGCGCGGGCTCGGCGGCCCCGGCCGCGAGCACGAGGCCTTCGACGAGCGGCTCGCCTGGGACCGGCATCTCGCCGCCGCGGGCTGGACCTGCCTCGGCTGGCCGGAGCAGTACGGCGGCCGGGACGCGAGCGTGCGCAGGCAGGTGATCTTCCACGAGGAGTACGCGAAGGCGAACGCGCCCGCGCGGGTCTCGCACGTGGGGGAGGAGCTGCTCGGCCCGACGCTGCTCGCCTTCGGCACCGAGGAGCAGAAGCAGCGCTTCCTGCCCGGGGTCAGGAACGTCACCGAACTCTGGTGCCAGGGCTACTCCGAGCCCGGCGCCGGCTCCGACCTGGCCGCGGTGAGCACCGCCGCGCAGCTGGACGGCGGCGAGTGGTCGATCACCGGCCAGAAGATCTGGACCTCGCTGGCGCACGTGGCCGACTGGTGCTTCGTGATCGCCCGCACCGAAAAGGGCTCGAGCAGGCACAAGGGCCTCTCCTACCTGCTCGTCCCGATGGACCAGCCGGGGATCGAGGTGCGCCCGATCATCCAGCTCACCGGTTCGTCGGAGTTCAACGAGGTGTTCTTCGACAATGCCCGCACCGCCGCCGACCTGGTGGTCGGCGAGCCGGGGCAGGGCTGGCGGGTGGCCATGGGCACGCTCGCCGTCGAGCGCGGCATCTCCACGCTGGGGCAGCAGATCCGTTTCGAGCGCGAGCTGGCCTCGATCGAGGAGCTGGCGCAGCGGTCCGGGGCGGACGCCGATCCGGGGATCGCGGCCCGGATCGATGACGCCTGGGTCGGGCTGCGGGTGCTGCGCGCGCACGCGCTGCGCACCATGGGCGAGAGCGGCGACGAGGGCGGGCAGGCGTCGGTGGGCAAACTGCTGTGGGCCAACTGGCACCGTTCCCTCGGCGAGCTGGCCATGGCCGTGCGCGGCCCGGCCGGGCTGCTCGCCGCCGACGACCTGGACGAATGGCAGCGGCTGTACCTGTTCACCCGCGCCGACACGATCTACGGAGGTTCGAACGAAGTGCAGCGCAACATCATCGCCGAGCGGGTGCTCGGACTTCCGCGCGAGGCTCGGCCGTGAGCGACGGCGCCGGCTCGCGTGAGCACGAAGCGGCCGGGAACGCGCGGCCGCTCTCCGTCGCGCCGGAACCGGTTGCCGGACACGGGCTGCTGACCGGGCGTAAAGCTGTGGTTACCGCCGCCGCGGGCACCGGGATCGGCTCGGCGACCGCACGCAGGCTGCTCTCCGAGGGCGCCGACATCGTGGTCTCCGACTGGCACGAGCGCAGACTCGGCGAGACCAGAACCGCGCTGGCCGATGAGTTCCCGGACCGCACGATCGGCGCCGTCGTCTGCGACGTGCAGAGCACCGAGCAGGTCGACGCGCTGATCACCGGCGCCGTGGCCGAACTCGGCCGGCTCGACATCCTGGTCAACAATGCCGGCCTCGGCGGCGAGACCCCGGTGGTCGACATGGACGACGCCCAGTGGGACCGCGTCCTCGACATCACCCTGAACGGCACCTTCCGCTGCACCCGCGCCGCGCTGCGCTACTTCCGCGAGGCCGGGCACGGCGGCGTGATCGTCAACAATGCCAGCGTGCTCGGCTGGCGCGCCCAGTATGGCCAGGCGCACTACGCCGCGGCCAAGGCGGGCGTCATGGCGCTCACCCGGTGCAGCGCGGTGGAGGCCGCCGAACTCGGCGTGCGGATCAACGCCGTCTCACCGAGCATCGCCAGACACGCCTTCCTCGACAAGACCAGCTCCCCCGAACTGCTCGACCGCCTCTCCGAGCGCGAGGCATTCGGCCGGGCCGCCGAGCCGTGGGAGGTCGCCGCCACCATCGCCATGCTGGCCAGCGATTACACCAGCTACCTGACCGGCGAGGTGGTCTCGGTCAGTAGCCAGCGGGCATGATGAACCGGGTGACCGCTCCCGATGCCGCGAAGCCGAACCGGCGCGCCGAACTGCTCGCGCTCGCCGCCGGACTCTTCGCCGAGCGCGGGTTGCGGGCCACCACCGTCCGCGATATCGCCGACTCCGCCGGCATCCTCTCCGGGAGCCTCTACCACCACTTCGATTCCAAGGAATCCATGGTGGACGAGATCCTGCGCGGCTTCCTCGACGACCTCTTCGGCCGGTACCGGGAGATCGTCGGCGCCGGGCTCGGCTCCCGGGACACGCTCGAGGCGCTGGTCCTCAGCTCCTACGAGTCGTTCGACCGCTTCCACTCCGCGGTCGCCATCTACCAGACCGAGGCCAAGCGGCTCCGCGATTCCGAGCGCTTCGCCTACATCGAGGAGTACAACCGCGAGTTCCGCGAGCTTTGGCACCAGGTGCTGACGGCGGGCGTCGCCGACGGCAGCTTCCGCGCCGAGCTGGACGTGGAGCTGGCGTACCGATTCCTGCGCGACACCGTCTGGGTGGCGGTCCGGTGGTATCGCCCGGGCGGCCCGGTCACGGTCGAGAACCTCGCCAAGCAGTATCTGACCATCGTGCTCGACGGGCTCACCGCCCCCGGGCACAGCTAGGAGTTCCGATGTCCGCACCCCGCCGCGCCCTCGATGCCTATGTCGTGGACGCTGTCCGCACCCCCGTCGGCAAGCGCAATGGCGCGCTCGCCCAGGTGCACCCCGCCGACCTCGGCGCCACCGTGCTGCGCGGCCTGCTCGACCGCAACCCCGTCGACCCGGCGCTGGTCGATGACGTGAT is a window encoding:
- a CDS encoding FadD3 family acyl-CoA ligase, producing the protein MSTPAQTIPAALRAAAAEFGAAPAIADGSVRLDWDDLLADVRRVAGALIARGVRPGDRVAMWAPNTHHWVAAALGAQYAGAALVPLNTRYVAAEAADVLERVHAAALFVAGPFLGRDRLAELRAEAPQLEIPSIVVIPVDADAPRSTVRTLHWDDLTELAEQTPQTEVEARADAVAPDDIADILFTSGTTGRSKGTLVAHRQALDVVRGWVECATLRRDDNYLIISPFFHNFGYKAGILACVLTGATIVPQAVFDVPAAMRLVSAEKISVLPGPPTIYQTILDFPDRSSFDLGTLRVAVTGAATVPVVLIERMRDELAFEVVLTAYGLSEAAGFGTMCRPDDDPATISGTCGRPIAGFELRLADSGEVLLRGPNVMLGYLDDPDATAEAIDADGWLHTGDIGVLDERGYLKITDRLKDMYICGGFNVYPAEVEQVLARLDGVAESAVVGVPDPRMGEVGKAYVVRKAGARLTAEQVLSHATGTLANFKVPRFVEFRDQLPYSAAGKVLKRRLREEIS
- a CDS encoding acyl-CoA dehydrogenase family protein; the encoded protein is MGAIQTSESGTAGSGGADSGDAAFAREVREWLADNLSGEFSGLRGLGGPGREHEAFDERLAWDRHLAAAGWTCLGWPEQYGGRDASVRRQVIFHEEYAKANAPARVSHVGEELLGPTLLAFGTEEQKQRFLPGVRNVTELWCQGYSEPGAGSDLAAVSTAAQLDGGEWSITGQKIWTSLAHVADWCFVIARTEKGSSRHKGLSYLLVPMDQPGIEVRPIIQLTGSSEFNEVFFDNARTAADLVVGEPGQGWRVAMGTLAVERGISTLGQQIRFERELASIEELAQRSGADADPGIAARIDDAWVGLRVLRAHALRTMGESGDEGGQASVGKLLWANWHRSLGELAMAVRGPAGLLAADDLDEWQRLYLFTRADTIYGGSNEVQRNIIAERVLGLPREARP
- a CDS encoding SDR family oxidoreductase, whose amino-acid sequence is MSDGAGSREHEAAGNARPLSVAPEPVAGHGLLTGRKAVVTAAAGTGIGSATARRLLSEGADIVVSDWHERRLGETRTALADEFPDRTIGAVVCDVQSTEQVDALITGAVAELGRLDILVNNAGLGGETPVVDMDDAQWDRVLDITLNGTFRCTRAALRYFREAGHGGVIVNNASVLGWRAQYGQAHYAAAKAGVMALTRCSAVEAAELGVRINAVSPSIARHAFLDKTSSPELLDRLSEREAFGRAAEPWEVAATIAMLASDYTSYLTGEVVSVSSQRA
- a CDS encoding TetR/AcrR family transcriptional regulator, with protein sequence MNRVTAPDAAKPNRRAELLALAAGLFAERGLRATTVRDIADSAGILSGSLYHHFDSKESMVDEILRGFLDDLFGRYREIVGAGLGSRDTLEALVLSSYESFDRFHSAVAIYQTEAKRLRDSERFAYIEEYNREFRELWHQVLTAGVADGSFRAELDVELAYRFLRDTVWVAVRWYRPGGPVTVENLAKQYLTIVLDGLTAPGHS